Proteins encoded within one genomic window of Pseudomonadota bacterium:
- the uvrC gene encoding excinuclease ABC subunit UvrC yields MIDESIINSLPESSGVYIFRDKEGNIIYIGKAKNLKDRVKSYIGESEKDPKTERLVNRIRSVETILTGNEKEAFLLESNLIKENTPKYNIDLKDDKTYISLKLTMNETFPALYTTRKIENDGALYFGPYPHAKDVKDVLKLIQSIYPVRRCKDTVFKKRKRPCILSDLGKCLAPCAEKFNEDAYRAVAEELADFLSGKDEKLLKDLEKRITEASEKWNFEEAKLLKERYFAIKGMVEKQNVHEHFGKNRDVWAFLEGEEGIRMVLLTFRRGVLLSKKLFKESLMKVGYDEAISSFIFRYYSSRPVPDEVIISEVIEDAQFLEKYLKERKRGDVKILGPGSRAAKEMIGLAVENLHEPEQVALETAFKKALHLKKEPERIEIYDISHTHGVNPTGVMVVFDAFKPDKKGYRVFHIRSAPSMDDVAAMTEVIERRTVNEKLGPIPDLFIIDGGKGQLSAVTKALKTLSIDRDAISVAKGQRRGGMEDLIYLPNRKNPLLLPKASPVFKEIVKMRDETHRFAVTSHRRWKRKTDLE; encoded by the coding sequence TTGATAGATGAATCAATTATAAACTCCCTGCCTGAATCGTCGGGCGTATATATCTTCAGGGACAAAGAAGGGAATATTATTTATATCGGGAAGGCGAAGAACCTCAAAGACAGGGTGAAAAGCTACATCGGCGAAAGCGAGAAAGATCCCAAGACAGAACGCCTTGTAAACAGAATCAGGAGTGTTGAAACTATCCTGACCGGGAACGAGAAAGAGGCTTTTCTGCTGGAAAGCAACCTTATTAAGGAAAACACTCCTAAATACAATATTGACCTGAAAGACGATAAAACCTATATCTCATTGAAACTTACCATGAATGAAACATTTCCGGCTCTCTATACAACACGGAAAATTGAGAATGACGGAGCACTGTATTTTGGCCCCTACCCACATGCCAAGGATGTAAAGGATGTGCTCAAGCTCATACAGAGCATATATCCGGTCAGAAGGTGTAAAGATACTGTTTTCAAAAAGAGAAAAAGACCATGCATACTTTCAGACCTCGGTAAATGTCTTGCGCCCTGTGCGGAAAAATTCAATGAAGATGCATACAGGGCTGTTGCAGAAGAATTGGCGGACTTTCTTTCCGGTAAGGATGAAAAGTTGTTGAAAGACCTTGAGAAACGCATTACCGAAGCTTCTGAAAAATGGAATTTTGAAGAAGCTAAACTCTTAAAGGAGCGGTATTTTGCCATAAAAGGCATGGTTGAAAAGCAGAATGTTCATGAGCATTTCGGCAAGAACCGGGATGTCTGGGCATTTCTTGAAGGGGAAGAGGGCATAAGGATGGTGCTGCTTACATTCAGGAGAGGGGTTCTACTTTCGAAGAAGCTTTTCAAAGAATCTTTAATGAAGGTTGGCTATGATGAGGCCATATCGTCATTTATTTTCCGATATTATTCGTCGAGACCTGTTCCCGATGAGGTGATTATCTCTGAGGTTATCGAAGACGCGCAGTTTCTGGAAAAATATTTGAAAGAGAGAAAAAGGGGTGATGTGAAGATACTCGGTCCGGGCAGCAGGGCGGCAAAAGAAATGATAGGTCTTGCTGTAGAAAACTTGCATGAACCGGAACAAGTCGCCCTGGAAACAGCGTTCAAAAAGGCACTCCATTTGAAGAAGGAGCCTGAAAGGATTGAGATATACGATATTTCCCATACACATGGCGTAAACCCCACGGGTGTAATGGTTGTTTTTGATGCTTTTAAACCGGATAAAAAGGGCTACAGAGTTTTTCATATACGGTCGGCGCCGTCAATGGACGATGTAGCTGCAATGACCGAAGTCATAGAGAGAAGAACCGTCAATGAAAAACTTGGACCTATACCGGATTTGTTCATCATAGACGGCGGCAAGGGACAACTCTCCGCCGTAACAAAGGCACTGAAGACACTGAGCATTGACCGGGACGCTATCAGTGTTGCAAAGGGGCAGCGCAGAGGCGGTATGGAAGACCTGATCTACCTGCCTAACCGGAAAAATCCCCTTTTACTTCCGAAGGCATCTCCGGTATTCAAAGAAATTGTGAAAATGCGCGATGAAACCCACCGCTTTGCCGTAACATCCCATAGAAGATGGAAAAGGAAGACTGACCTGGAATAG